One genomic window of Salinibacter pepae includes the following:
- a CDS encoding PKD domain-containing protein yields the protein MRLINLASKPPKTWASLLAIFLLAAVVALPAQAQGTDRVGDEEAPAQSSSASPSSADASSEGLRVATLDGPTRAYAGEPVTYTASIKREGLGSSVPYRWQFGEDRPKGVTTDPAAEMISKHLARRSELVATYTYERPGTYTVRVSVGQGEQEAGASATVTITDSSSSDSSEAEMPAMVASSQNSQEAQRSGSAVMTDRPGQWGIVVASMRSAEKADVVARRYRGQFGADRMPVEVMEADLESGRYFRVIVGQFKSEKAAWKTISAREEELPLRAWTVRYQRRFLSEAGP from the coding sequence ATGCGACTTATCAATCTTGCTTCCAAGCCGCCGAAGACTTGGGCCTCACTTCTTGCCATTTTTCTTCTGGCTGCCGTGGTTGCTTTGCCAGCTCAAGCTCAAGGCACTGATCGGGTCGGAGACGAAGAGGCGCCCGCGCAGTCGTCTTCCGCTTCGCCGTCTTCGGCGGATGCTTCGTCGGAGGGCCTGCGGGTAGCTACTCTTGATGGACCAACAAGAGCATACGCTGGGGAGCCGGTGACGTACACGGCGTCGATCAAGAGAGAAGGGCTGGGTTCCTCCGTTCCCTACCGGTGGCAATTTGGAGAAGACAGGCCCAAAGGCGTCACCACCGACCCGGCCGCGGAGATGATCTCCAAGCACTTGGCGAGGCGGTCAGAGCTGGTCGCCACCTACACCTACGAGCGGCCGGGCACCTATACCGTGCGGGTCTCTGTAGGGCAGGGCGAACAGGAGGCTGGCGCGTCAGCGACGGTGACGATTACAGATTCATCCTCGTCCGACTCGTCTGAGGCGGAGATGCCGGCCATGGTTGCATCGTCTCAAAACTCACAGGAGGCACAAAGGTCCGGATCGGCGGTGATGACGGATCGTCCCGGACAGTGGGGCATCGTGGTTGCCTCCATGCGGAGTGCCGAAAAGGCCGACGTTGTCGCTCGGCGGTACCGGGGCCAATTCGGGGCCGACCGCATGCCAGTAGAGGTCATGGAAGCTGATCTCGAGAGCGGCCGCTACTTTCGCGTCATTGTTGGGCAGTTCAAAAGCGAGAAGGCGGCCTGGAAGACGATTTCCGCCCGCGAGGAGGAGCTCCCGCTCCGCGCCTGGACGGTCCGGTACCAGAGGCGGTTTCTCTCGGAGGCGGGCCCGTAA